Below is a genomic region from Balneola sp. MJW-20.
CGTTTGTTACTTCCTCGTCTTCATCATCAGAGGAGGTGGTTCTAATATAAAAGATATTCCCTGCTTCGTAGGTAAATATGATCCCGTAGCCGGGAAGGTAGGTGCCTTTAACATTGCTGCCACCGGTCCGGAAGCTGGCGAAATTACCGGAGGTGCCGGACTGGCTGGTCTTTAACATCTCGTTAAGTACATTTTCCATGATCCGGATATCCCGGTTCATGCGGTCGGCATCGAGATCCTGGGCAGTAAGACCGGGTGCTGTTAGGCAAGCCAGCAGACCCATTAGTAAATAGATTTTAAGTGCTTTCATGTTTCAAGTATTTAGATTCTTAATTTTGTGAACTAACTGTTTGTATGATCTCGCCTAACACCTGATCGGTTTGTCTGAATCGGTCGTAGTAAGCTTGTTCCATGCTGCTGAGGCCGCTGCTTAGAAGCTGCATGTCGGTATATCGCTGGTCGTTTATATAATCAGCAAAACTGGCTAAGGTTAGCTGAAACTGTTCTTCTTGTTGCTGTCGGGAGGCTTCAAGAAGGTCAGCCATCAGTCGGGCATTTTCCTCTTTGACCTCATCCAGCATGAATTGTACCTGTTCCGGTGATATGCCCTGTTCTGCCGGGGCTTGCTCGCCAAAGGTGAGAGCAAAGCCCTCACTTCCAATACTGAAATTCATATCGGTCAGAGCCCCGGTAATGAAAAAGAGCAAAACCATAAAAGCAGTGGCAAAAGCGGCTCTGCTAAGGCTGTTAAGAGTAAGAAGGGACTCTAAAAGCCGGCTGAACCCGCTCTGTTCTGCCGGTGCAGAATCCGGTTCCATCATGACCAGTTGTTCAGCGGGATCTTCTGACTGAAGGTGGGTGAGCATCTGGCGAACATCACCCAGCTGCTGAAGTTCATCCTTCAGCTCCGGATATTTTTCCAGGTACTGTTCCAGTTCTGTACGGCGACCGGGATCCAGTTCATCGTACATATAATCCATAAAGAGCAAGCGAGCAGTTTCCTTATCCATAATTGAAAACCTCTTGATTAATATTCCATGAGTCGAAGGTCTTTTTAAGGGCATTGAGACCGTAGTACATCCGTGACTTGACGGTGTTTTCAGATTCATCCAGGATCTCAGCGATCTCCCTGAATTTGAGTCCTTCGTACTCTTTCATGATAACAACCAGCCTTTGTTCAGGAGGTAGTTGTAATAAAGCTTTGTGCAGCAGTACAATAGCCTCATTCCGGTGAAGACGTTCATCGGCTCCGGTAGCTACATCGGTTTGTGGAGCTGTTTTAAGTGCCTCATAAGAAGTAGCGCGTTTGCGGCCTACTCTTTTCAGTTCATCAAGGCAGAGGTTATTGGCAATGGTATAAAGCCAGGATCCGAATTTTCCGGCATCATCCAGGGTGTCCATTTTCTGATAGGCCCTGATAAAGGTCTTTTGAGTGATCTCCGCGGCGTCATCCGAACTTGCGAAGAAACGGTAAGCAAAACGGTGGATCTTATTCTGCCATCGTTTCACAAGCTCATTAAAAGCCTGGTGATCTCCACCCAGGAAATTTTGTACCAGTTGTGCGTCTTCCATTTATGCCAATGGCTATGACTGTTTATCAATTTCGGTACTTAGACGAACAAAGGATCTAAATAGTTTTATGAAAAGTGAGATTACATCAGAATGGG
It encodes:
- a CDS encoding RNA polymerase sigma factor; the encoded protein is MEDAQLVQNFLGGDHQAFNELVKRWQNKIHRFAYRFFASSDDAAEITQKTFIRAYQKMDTLDDAGKFGSWLYTIANNLCLDELKRVGRKRATSYEALKTAPQTDVATGADERLHRNEAIVLLHKALLQLPPEQRLVVIMKEYEGLKFREIAEILDESENTVKSRMYYGLNALKKTFDSWNINQEVFNYG
- a CDS encoding anti-sigma factor, which codes for MDKETARLLFMDYMYDELDPGRRTELEQYLEKYPELKDELQQLGDVRQMLTHLQSEDPAEQLVMMEPDSAPAEQSGFSRLLESLLTLNSLSRAAFATAFMVLLFFITGALTDMNFSIGSEGFALTFGEQAPAEQGISPEQVQFMLDEVKEENARLMADLLEASRQQQEEQFQLTLASFADYINDQRYTDMQLLSSGLSSMEQAYYDRFRQTDQVLGEIIQTVSSQN